TCGGCTGGACCGCGAACGGCAGCACCCAGCCCGACGCGGCCGAGACCAACGGCAACGCCACCATCACCGGCGTCCAGAGCGGGACGACCAACGGCTGCGTCCTGGCCCGCACGCTGGTCGACGGCACCCCGCTCGACACCGACGTCAACCGCACCGACATCGCCCCGGTCGCGCCCGCGTCGTTCACCGTCCACTCCCAGATCAGCGACCACGTCGCCGTGGCCCCCGTCGCCGACACCACGGTCAGCCGCGGCGAGACCATGCCCCCGCTCCAGGTCCAGGGCAGCAAGGGCACCGGCGCGCTCACCTACGACGCGACCGGTCTGCCCGACGGGCTCGCCCTCGACCACGCCAGCGGCGTCATCAGCGGTACGCCGGCCGCGGGCGTCGCGCTCCAGGGCTACCCGGTCACCGTCACGGTCACCGACTCCTCGCCGACCGGCGCCGAGACCGCGACGACGACGTTCACGCTCACCGTCAGCAGCACCCTGCGGGTGGACCCGCTCGCCGACACCTCGGTGCGCAAGGGCGAGGCGCTGGCGCCGATCCAGGTCGGCGCGCACGGCGGCGTCCCCGGCTACCACTACGCGGCGACCGACCTCCCGACCGGCGTGGGCATCGACGCCGACTCCGGCCGGATCAGCGGTACGCCGACCGGCCCGGCCGGCCGCTACCGCGCCCACGTGACGGTCACCGACAGCGGTGCGGGCCAGGCCGCACAGTCGGTCACCGTCGACCTCACCCTCGTCGTGAAGCCCCCGACCGCACCTCCGGCCGGGGGCGACCCGCTCGCCGGGTTGCGGATCAACGAGGTGCACGCCACCGGGACGCCGGCCCAGGACTGGGTCGAGCTCGTCAACACCGGAGCGGCCGTGGCCGGGGCCTCGGTGCGGCTCGCCGACCGGGGCGGCGACACCGCGACCGTCACCGTCGGCGACGTGCCCGCCGGCGGGTTCGCGGTCGTCGAGGGCTCCGTCCTGCACGCGGCCGGCGTCGACCTCGCCGCCGACGACACCCTCGACCTGACCGAGACCGACGACACGGTGCTCGACGAGACCGCGTGGTCGGCGCACCCCACCACCTCGTGGGCGCGCTACCCCGACGGCACCGGCGACTTCACCACGTCGAAGGAGCCGACCAAGGGCGCCGCCAACGCGGTCCCCGCGACGTACGCCACCGACCACCTGGTCGTGGCCGCGGTCTTCGGTGCGAACTCCGACACCGCGCGGTGGACCAACGACTGGGTCGAGCTCTACAACCCCACCGACGCCCCGATCGTCCTGGGGACCGTCGACACCTCGACGACGCCGAGCACGGTCACCTCGAACTACGCGCTGTGCTACCGCAGCTACTCGGTGACCGGCGCCTGCAACCTGGTCCAGCTCTCCGGCACGGTCCAGCCGCACCACCACTTCTTCGTCTGGTACGGCAACGCCCACACCCCGGCCGACCACGGCACCTTTCCGGCCGGGTTCACCCCCGACCTGGACGCGTCGGTCAAGACGCCCGGGAACGGCAACCAGGCCGGCAGCAACATGGGCGGCTGCAACACCGGTGGTCAGCTCCAGCTGCTCGACGCGACCAGGACGACGACCGCCTTCAACGGCGACCTCGCCTCGCCCGCGGCCCGGGCCGCGGGCGTGGTGGACGGCGTCGGCTGGATGAACGCCTCCACCAACCAGCCGGTCTCCGCGGAGAGCGCGGGCTCGCCCCGCGTGAGCGGCGTCGACTCCGGCACCAACAACACCTGCGTCGTGGCCCGCCGCTCCGCGCACGGCTTCCTCGTCGACTCCGACGCCAACCGCACCGACTTCGCGCCGGTCGCGGACCTCGACTCCTTCCCGGCCCGGTCGCAGCACGACGAGCGCGTGAGCGTCTCGCCCGTGGCCGACGCCGAGCTCTCGATCGGCGAGGCGATGGACCCGATCCGGGTCGAGGCACAGGCCGTCTTCGGAGACCTGGTCTTCTCCGCCGAGGGCCTGCCGGGCGGGCTCACCGTGGACCCGCACACCGGGGTCGTCAGCGGCACGCCCGACGCCGCCGACGAGGCGCGCGCCTACCCGGTCACCGTCACCGTCTCCGACGCCGTGCCGAGCGACACCGCCACCGTGACGTTCACCCTCACCCTCGGCACGCAGCTGCGCCTGGAGCCGGTCGCTGACCGATCGGTCCAGCGCGGCACCCCGCTCACCGTCGCCCTGCGGGCCCACGGTGGCTCCGCGCCCTACACCTTCGCGGCCACCGGGCTGCCCGCCGGCGTCACCCTGGACCCGGCCACCGGCGCCCTCAGCGGCACGCCGACCGGCGCCCTCGGGCGCTACGCCGTGCACGTGACGGTCACCGACAGCGCCACCACCCCCGCCACGGTCGCCCGCGACCTCGCCCTCGTCGTGCTGCCGCCGGCGGGCGGCCCCGCCGCGGGCGACCCGCTCGCCGGGCTGCGCCTCAACGAGGTCGTGGCCACCGGGGACCCGGCCCGCGACTGGGTCGAGCTGGTCAACACCGGTGCCGCCGTCACCGGCGCGTCCCTGGCCCTCGAGGACAGCGCGGGGGAGACCTATGCGCTCCCGGCCCAGGCGATCGCGGGCGGCGGGTTCGTGGTCGTCGACAGCGCGGCCCTCGTGGCCGCCGGCCTGCACCTGGCCGCGGACGACACGCTCTACCTGACCGAGGCCGACGGCACGCTGCTCGACCAGACCACGTATGCGTCGTACCCGCCGACCTCGTGGGCCCGCACCACCGACGGCACCGGCGCGTTCGGCGTCTCGGCGTACCCGACCAAGGGCCAGCCCAACGCCGGCGCCCCGGTCATCGCGCCCAACGACCTGCTGGTCACCGAGGTCAACTACGACAACAACTCCACCGACTACTACGAGTACAGCGAGGTCACCAACACCACCGACCACCCCATCGACTTCGCGGCGTACGGGCTGAGCCTTCGCAAGAGCGGGGCGATCATGACGCTGCACGACCCGGCGGACACGTCGCAGGCGTCGCCGGTGGTGGACCCGGTGATCCCGGCCCACGGCACCCGGCTGTTCTGGTGGGTCGAGAACCAGTACTTCGGGGTCAAGACGACCGCGCAGTTCCGCGCCAACTACGGGCTGGCCGCGTCCACGCCGGTGGTGCTGGTCTACGGGTTCTCCTCGATGGCCAACTCCGGTGGCGACCACTCCTTCGACGTCTCGGTCAACCAGGGCGGCACGCTGATCTCGCGGGCCTCCGTCGACACCCCGTGCGCGGCCGGCACCTTCAACGGCGCCTCGGTGTGCCCGGCGACCAACAACAACTACGCCGAGCACTACCGCGTGCCCGCCGACCGCACCGTCGCCGACGCGACGGTCTGGTACAACTCGCTCGCGGCCGGCGGCGACGACGTCAACCACCCGCTCGGGACCCGGCTGAGCACGCCCACCACGGTCGACCTCGAGCAGCTCGGTGCCACCCGCGCGGTCAGGATCGCCTCGGTGTCGGGCGACATCACGCTGCACAACACCGGCACGGCGCCGGTGGACCTGACCGGCTACGTCCTGCAGAAGAACGCGGCGGGCGCGACCTACCCCCTGCCGGCCGGGACCACCGTCGCCGGCGGGGCCGACCTCGTCGTCACGGCGGCGGACTCCGGGCTGAGCCTCGCGGACCGCGACTACCTCACGCTCCTGGCGCCGCGCGGCTACGCCTACTCCGACGGCGTGGGCATCGCCGACACCACCGGCCCGCTGCTCCGGGCGCTGCCGTACGACGCGAGCTCGGGCCAGGACCCGGTCATCGACCCGACCACCGGTCTGCCCCTACCGCCGGCCGGCGGGCTCTACCGGCCCGCGGGCATCTCGGCCCGCAACGGCACGGTCTACGTCTCCAACACCGGCGACAACGTCCTGGCCACCATGGCCGACGGGTCCAACACCGTCATCGCCGGCTCGCTCGAGGGCCACGGCGACGTCGGCGACGAGGGCCCGGCGGTCGACGCCTTCCTCTACCAGCCCGGCGGCCTGGCCGAGGACGCGCAGGGCAACGTCTACGTCGCCGACAGCGGCGACAACGTGGTCCGCAAGATCACCGCCGACGGCGTGATCCACCGCTTCGCCGGCACCGGCGTCGCCGGCGGCCCCGGCGCCGCGGTCACGCCGACCAGCACGCCGCTGACGGTCAACCTCTGGCACCCGAATGACGTGGCCGTCGACGCCGCCGGCAACGTGTTCATCGCCGACACCTCCGACAACCGCGTCCTCGAGGTCACCGTGGCCGGCGCGGTGGAGGTCCTGGCCGGCACCGGCCGGGGCGGGTACGCCGGCGACGGCGCCGCCGCCACCTCGGCCCGGCTCGCGCAGCCGGCCGGCGTCGCGGTCGACGCCCACGACAACGTCTACGTCGCGGACTCGTCCAACAACGTCATCCGGCGGGTCGACGCGACGAGCGGGGTCATCACCACCGTGGCCGGCGACTACGCCGCGGGCCTGGCCCAGGGCACCTGCCTCGGCGGCTACGGCGGCGACGGCGGCCCCGCGACCTCCGCCCGGCTCAACGACCCGCAGGGCGTCGCGCTGGACGGCGCGGGCGACCTGTTCATCGCCGACACGCTCAACCACGCGATCCGGCAGGTCGACCCCGACGGCACCATCACGACCCTGGTCAACGACGGTGCCGTGCCCGGCGCCGGCAACACCAGCCCGGTCGGCGGCGGCTCGATCCCCTCGCGGACCCGGCTCAACACGCCGTACGCCGTCGCGGTCGACCCGGTGACCGACGTCCTCTACATCGCCGACACCAAGAACAACGTCGTCGAGGAGGTCCTGCACGCGGCCCGTGCTGGCGGGGCGGCCGGACCGCTCGAGCCGGTCGACCAGATCCCGGTCACCGGCTCCGGCTCGGCGGGCACGGCCTGCGCCGTGCTGGCCAACGGCCCGGTCGCCTCGGCGGCCGCGCCCAGCGTCACCGGCACCCGGGTGGTGGGGTCGACCCTGACCGCCGACCCCGGGCAGTGGACGCCGACGCCGGACTCCTTCACCTACCAGTGGCTGCGCGACGGCGTGGCGATCCCCGGCGCCGAGCAGGCGTCGTACACCACCACCGCGGCCGACGGCGGCCACGTGGTCTCCGTCGCGGTGACCGCGGTCAAGGCGGAGTTCGCCCCGGCCAGCGCCACCTCGGCGGCGGTGCCGATCGCACCGGCCACCGCGCCGACGCTCACCACGGGCACGCCGACCCTCTCGGCCCCGGTCAGGGTGGGGGTCGAGGTGACCGCATCGCCCGGCTCCTGGCGGGCCGGCTCGGCCGGCGTCACGTCGTTCGCCTTCCAGTGGCTGCGCGACGGCGTGGCCATCCCGGGGGCGACGGGGCCGAGCTACACGCCCACCGCGGCCGACCGCCCGGGCGCCCTGTCGGTCACCGTGACGGGCACCTACGCCGGCTACCAGACCGCGACGGCGGGCTCCGCGGCCGTGCCGGTCCGGGCCGGTCGGCTCGAGGCCCGCCGGCCGCAGGTCCGCGGCCGGGCCGCGGTCGGCCACCGGCTGCACGCCCGGGCCGGACGCTGGAAGGCCGGCCCGTCGGCCCTGGCCGACCGGCACCTGCACTACCAGTGGTTCGCCGACGGTGAGCGCATCGCCGGCGCGACCGGGGCGCGCTACCTGGTGCGCCCGCAGGACCGCGGCGCCCGCCTGAGCGTCGAGGTCACCGGCTCCGCGCCGGGCTACGCCACGACCACGAGGTCCTCCCGGCCCACCCGCGCCGTCACCGCGCGCTGACCCACGACCCGCCACCGCCCAGCACAGCGAGAGAAGAAGCCATGACCGACACCACCACCCCGCCGCTCGACGTCCGGCCCTCGCGCCGGTCGGTGATCATGGGCGCGGCCGCGGTCGCCGGAGCCGCCGGGATGTCGGGCCTGCTGCCCGAGAGCCTGGCCTCGGCCGCCGTCGCACCGGCCGCGGCGTCGTTCGACCTGTCCGAGGTCAAGCACGTCGTCTACGTGATGCAGGAGAACCGGTCCTTCGACCACTACTTCGGCACCTTCCCGGGCGTGCGCGGCTTCGACGACCCGACGGCGATGACCCTGCCCAACGGCAACTCGGTCTTCCAGCAGCCCGACCCGGCCAACCCCAACGGCTACCTGCGGCCCTTCCACATGGACACCGCCAGCACCGCGGCGGCCGCCGTACCGTCGCTGTCGCACGACTGGCGCGACCAGCACGCGTCGTGGAACAAGGGCGCGATGGACGGGTGGCTGCACACCCACCTCGCCGCGGACGGTGCGGTCAAGGGCTCCTACACGATGGGCTACATGCTCCAGGAGGACATCCCGTTCCACTGGGCGCTGGCCGAGCACTTCACCCTGCTCGACAACTACCACTGCTCGGTGCTCGGGCCGACCTACCCCAACCGGGCCGTGTGGATGTCCGGCACCCACGACCCCCAGGGGACCAAGGGCGGCCCGATCCTGGAGACGGTGAAGCCCAACACCCTGCAGTGGCTCTCGGCCGCGGAGGTGCTGTACAACGCGGGCTACACGGTGAAGACCTACACCAGCTCCGGGTCCTACAACTACTTCAGCTGGTGGAAGAACCTCACCGCCAAGGGCATGGTCGACGACCAGCTCTACAACCGGCTGATGAGCAACGGCACACTGTTCGGCAACGGCACGCCGGGCGGCGCCGGCGACCCGCTCAACCCGACCAAGGCTGCGACGGGCTACCTCGGCTTCGAGGAGGACTGCCGCAACGGCACCCTGGCCGACGTCACCTGGCTGTTCCCCGACGGGCCCTACGCCTCTGATGAGCACCCGCCGAACACCCCGGCCGCCGGCGCCTACTTCCTCGCCTCCAAGCTCGAGGCGCTGGCCGCGAACCCGGAGCTGTGGAACTCGACGGTCTTCGTCATCAACTACGACGAGAACGACGGCTTCTTCGACCACGTCGCCCCGCCGATCCCGGACCCCGACCTCTACCCGGAGGAGTACGTCAAGGTCCCGTCCCCGCGGGGTACGCCGGGCGGCGGGCTCCCGGCCGGTGCCGGCTTCCGGGTGCCGTGCCTGGTCATCTCCCCGTGGACCGTCGGCGGCCACGTCTACTCCCAGGTCTCCGACCACACCTCGCCGCTGCAGCTCATCGAGGCGGTGACCGCGGCCGGCGGACTCGACCTGGGCACCCCCACCCGCGGGCTGAGCGCCAAGCAGCCGGTCACCTTCGAGGCGATCACGGCGTGGCGGCGGGCGACGTTCGACGACCTGGTCGGCGTGTTCCACGCCGAGGCGCTGGCCGCGCCGAGCGACCAGGAGTTCGGCCACGACGTGCGTGAGGCGAACTACCAGGCGCAGCTGGCGGCTTCCTCCCAGGCCATGCCGACGGTGCCCGGGGCCGTGCAGCCCGTCGTGCACCAGGACCCGGTGCCGGGCTCGGCGGCCCCCGCCGGCGCCGCGGCCGACGCGCCGCAGGACGAGCCGTACGCGCCGTCGAGCGCCGTCAGCCGGGTCCGGGTCACCGACAGCGTGCCCGTCGGCCGCCGCGCGGTCCTGACCCTGCGGGGCGGTCGCTCGGGCTCCGCGGTCGTCGTGCGCAGCGCGCGCGGTCAGGTCGTGGCCCGCACGCACGTCCCGGCGAGCGGGCGCGCCGAGCTCAGGCTGCCCACGGACCGGATGGCGCCGGGCCGGCACGGCTTCACGGTGATGTACGTCGACGCCGACGGCCAGCACCACACCACGAACCTCAAGGTGCGGGTGACGCCGCGGCACCGCTGATCTCGGGCAGCCGCCACTGGTGCCAGGGCGACGTGCGGTCGCCGAGCAGGGTGGTCACCACCTGCTCGCGCACCCAGGTCGCCCGGGTCACCGCGGGCGCCAGCGCGTCGCGTGGCCAGGCCAGCGGCGTCGCGCCGGACTGGAAGACCGGCATCATCAGCCGGGTCCACCACTGGTACCACCGCACGTGCGCGGCCCGGTGTGCGGCGTACGCCGTGAGGGCGCGCTCCAGCGTCGGCTCGGTGGCCAGCGCGTGGTGCAGGGTCCAGGCGTCGGCCAGCGCGAGCGAGGTGCCGGTGCCGAGCTGGGGGCTCATCGCGTGCGCGGCGTCGCCGACCAGGACCGCGGCGCCGGGGTGCGCGAGGCGGTACGGCGTGCGCACGACCACGTCGCGGTAGGTGGCCGGCAGCAGGTGGTCGACCCGGTCGAGCAGCGGCGCCATCGGGCCGGCCAGAGGCCGGGCGGCCGCCCGCCAGGCCTCGAGGTCGCCGTGCGTGCGCGCCGGGTCGCGCTCGGACCAGAAGACCGAGACCTGCTCGAGGCCCGTCGGCAGCACACCGAGGTAGTGGCGGGTCCCGCGCAGGCTCTGGAACAGCTCGTCGGTGCACAGGCCGTCCGGGTCCTCGACGATGGACCACAGCGCGCCGTAGGCGTAGGGGCGGTCCCGCGCGGCCACGCCCATGCTGCGTCGCACGGGGGAGCGGCTGCCGTCGCCGCCCACCACGAGGTCGTAGGTGCCGCGGTCGCCGGTCTCGGTCTCGACGGCCACCCCGTCCGGGGCAGGGCGGGCGCCGGTGACGCGGACGCCGAGCTCGACCGGGATGCCGCGGCGGCGCACCTCGGCCAGCAGGAGCGCGAACAACGTCCCGCGGTGCACGCCGAGCGCCGGCACCGAGCCGGGCACCTCGGCGTACGACACGTCGACCAGGCGGCGACCGCGCGACGTGCGGATGTCGACGCGCGAGACCTCGCGCGACCGCGTGCGCAGCGGCTGAAGCAGGCCGAGCCGCTCGAGGACCTGCTGGCCCATGTGCTGCAGCCAGATCCCGGCGCCGACCGGGCGCGGGTCCTCGGCCTGCTCGAGGACGACCACGTCGTGGCCCCGGTCGGCGAGCAGGCAGGCCAGCGTCGAGCCGGCCATGCCCAGGCCGACGACCGCGATGCGCATTCGGCCTAGTAGATGTCCTTGACGACGCCGCGGAACAGGAGGGTCCCGTCGGTGAGCCGTGCGGTCCAGTTCAGCCGGTCGTAGCGGGTGCCGAACGTGACCGAGCCGTGCTTCGGGATGAACACCAGGCCGTCCTGGTCCTCACCCGGGCTGCCGTAGGTCAGCCGGATCCGGAAGTCGGCGTCCGTGCGCGCCCGGACCTTGCCCGGGCGCCCGGGCACCGCCCTGACCGTGACGCGCGGCGGCGCCGGGACCGTCACGGTCAGCGTCCCGGGCGTCTGGCTCGCCCCGTCGCAGGCGAGGTAGGTGTAGACGTAGGTCCCCGGCTCGGTCCGCCCGCCCGGGAGGACCCCGATCCTCTTCGGGTTCTCGGTGTCCAGGTCGATGTGCCCCTGGTAGCGCGGGCCCACCCCGCACACGCTCAGCCGGTCGCCCTCCGGATCGGTGTCGTTGGCCAGCACCTCGGCGGGCGCGTAGCCGCCGGCGTACACGGTCACCGCGTCGGGCGCCGTGACCGGTGCGGCACCGCCACGGGCGGCCACCGGTCGCTTCCCGCAGCCGCACGAGTCCTCGGGCACGCGCAACCTCGCGGTCGGTGGTTGAGGCGAGCCGAGCTCCGCCGTGCGTGGACCCGCGGATGTGCCGGCGTCGTCGTCGCAGCCGACGAGCACGTCAGGGGCGCCCTCGGAGAGGCAGGTGTCGCCGGGGTCGCCCCCCGCGTCGAGCAGGTCCTTGCCGGTCCCACCGTCCAGGTGGTCGCTGCCGTCCTGACCGAAGAGGAGGTCCAGTCCGTTTCCGCCGGCCAGGACGTCGTCACCGGGACCACCAACTACGCAGTCGTTGTGGTTCCCGCCGGACAGGACGTCGTCGCCGCCGAGGCCCACCAGGACTTGGCGGCCGTTGCCCCCTTCGAGGACGTCGTCGCCAGCTGTCCCCACGATGAGCCCGTCGTAGTTGTCCAGGTCACCGCACATGCGCAGGTCCGGCCCGGGTGTGAGGGGCAGGCCAGGGAGGTCGACGACCTTCCAGGTCTGGAGGGGCGCGGCGGTGACGGGGAGACGGGCGGCCGATGCGCTGTGCAGAGCGGAGACCGGGGCCACCACGAGCAGCGCGGCCGCGGCCGCGGGCACGATGAGGCTCCCCCACGCGCGCTTGCGGTCGCTCACCTCCTCGCCCCGGGCGCGGTCATGTCGGCCGACTCGAGAGTGGTGGTCGAGGCCTCGGCGTCGACGGCTCCGCTGACGTCCTCGACAGGGCTGTCGTCACGCCGCGGGCGCGCGTCCCAGCCGAGCACGAGCAAGGTGATGAGTCCGGCGGTGAGTCCGGCGAACCATGGCTGGCGAGGCAGGTGCATCACCCAGGCCTTGCCGGCGAACCTCATCTGGGCAGCCCCGATGATCTGGTCATCGGTGGGGTGCCACGGGTCGGCGTCGGGGTTGTTGTCCCCCTGCGTGATGTAGCCGGTGGTGCCGTCGCCTCCGGTGATGCGGTGGATGACCTGGCCGCCGGCGTCGTTCGCCCTGAACGCGATGATGTCGCCGGTCGCGTAGGTGTGCTTGCGGTGGGTGAGGATGAGGTCGCCGGTGGCGTAGGTGCCGTCCATGCTGTGTCCGACCACCTCGATGTAGCCGGACGGTCCGCCGAAGGCGGTCGGGGCGAGGGTGAAGTACCAGGCGCCGAGAAGGGCCAGGACAGCGGCGTTGCTCAGCAGACGCCACGGCCGCCGCGGTTGTTTCCTCATCGTCTCCCCTGGGTGGCTGGCTTCGGCTGGTGGTGATGGGGCCGGGGTGGCGGCGCCCGGTCGGAGCCGGGCACCGCCACCTCAGGCGGACCTCGTGAGAGGTCAGCCGATGGTGCCGTACTGCTCGCCGGAGAAGCCCGGGTCGACGCTGATGCGCACCGACTTCAGCTGCTCGGCGTCCATCGGGTTGTCGAACTCGAGGCGGACGTACTGGTCGCCGGAGGCCTGCGCCGGGATGCGGCCGGCCGCACGAGGACCGTACTGGGAGCCGTCGGCCTTCAGCGGCAGGACCGTGAGCGACTGGTTCGAGCACGTCGCGTCGGCCAGCTTGACGCGGACGTTGACGACGTTCGGCGTGGGCAGGTGGTCGTTGTAGCCCCACTCCACGACCTGAGCACTCTTGGCGCACTCGAGGTTGTTGGTCTGCCCGACCTGCAGCGGCCCGGCGCTGACCCCGCCGGCGAACCCGGCGGCCGACGCGGCGCCGACCGCGGCGACCATCGCGACGGCCGGGACGATGATGAGCTTCTTCACTGTGGTGCTCCCCTTGTTCATTCCCCTGATGCGCCAAGGACTTTCCCCGCGCGTGCGGGCAGCACCGAGTAGCGGCACGGACTGACGACTCAGCCCGTGCACGCAGCGCTCCCCGTTGCTGGGAGGCAGTGACGACGAACGACGAAGAGCGCCCCCCAGCGCTGACGCAGTCAACCCGCGTCAGGCCAGACGTTACGAGCCGGCCGACCTAGCCATCCATGGTCCGATAGGACTATCTGATGACCATTCCGTCCCGTTCGGCTGCGAAAGCCCACCCGCCGGGGTGATGCGCACGGTCGCGCAGCCGCGTCGTCAGACGGGTAGTCCTCGGTCGCGCAGCTGCCGGCGCAGGTCGTCGGCGCCGGTGAAGAGCACGCCATCGAGCCCGGCCTCGATCGCGCCGACGACGTTGGCCTCCTTGTCGTCGACGAAGACCAGGTCGGCGGCAGGCAGGCCGGCGCGGGCCACGACGATGGCGTAGATGGCCGGGTCCGGCTTGGCCACGCCCTCGGCGCCGGAGACCACCACGTCGTCGAGCAGGCCGAGGAAGTCGAAGCGCTCGGGCGCGTGCGGGTAGAGCTCGGCCGACCAGTTGGTGAGGCCCCACATCGGGACGCCGGCCTCGCTCAGCTCGCGCACGATCGCGACGGTGCCGGGGACCTCACCGGTGAGCGAGGTGGGGAAGTGCTCGCGGTACGCCGCCGCGTGCTCGGCCCACTCGGGGTGGGTCCGGGCGAGCTCGGCCGCCGCCTCGACCCACGGCGTACCGGAGTCGAGGCCGTGGTTGAAGGCCATGAAGTCGTACTCGGCCAGGAACCGGGTGGCCTCGGCCTCGCCCATCCCGGCGGCCACCGCGGCGTGCGGCTGCCAGTCGATGAGGACGTTGCCGAGGTCCCAGACGACCCCGCGCGGCACCCTCAGGCTCAGCCCTGGGCCCAGCGCTCGGCGGCCGGGACGAAGTCGAGCGTCCGGTCGCCGGTGTAGATCTGCTTGGGCCGCGCGATCTTCTGCTCCTTGTCCTGCACCAGCTCCAGCCACTGGGCCAGCCAGCCCGGCGTGCGGCCGATGGCGAACAGGACCGTGAACATCTCCGGCGGGAACTGGAAGGCCTCGTAGATCAGCCCGGAGTAGAAGTCGACGTTGGGGTAGAGCTTGCGCTTGACGAAGTACTCGTCCTCGAGCGCGATCTTCTCCAGCTCCAGCGCGATGTCGAGCAGCGGGTTGGTCCCGGTGACCTCGAAGACCTCCTCGGCGGACTTCTTGATGATCTTGGCGCGCGGGTCGTAGTTCTTGTAGACCCGGTGGCCGAAGCCCATGAGCCGCTCGTTGCCGTCCTTCACGCCGCTGATGAAGTCGGGGATGTTCTCCTTCGACCCGATCCGCTTCAGCATCCGCAGCACGGCCTCGTTGGCGCCGCCGTGCAGCGGGCCGAACAGCGCGCCCACGCCGGCCGCGACCGCGGAGTACGGGTCGACCTGCGTCGAGCCCACCGAGCGCACCGCGTTGGTGGAGGCGTTCTGCTCGTGGTCGGCGTGCAGGATGAACAGCACGTCGAGGGCCTTGACCAGCCGCTCGTCGGCGTCGAACTTCTGCTCGCTCATCTTGAACAGCATCGACAAGAAGTTGGCGGTGTAGGACAGCTCGTTGTCGGGGTAGACGAACGGCTTGCCCTGCGCGTGCCGGAAGGACCAGGCGCCCAGCGTCGGCATCTTCGCGATCATGCGGACGATCTGCATGTGCCGGTTGTCGGCGTCGCTGATGTTGCGCGCGTCGGGGTAGAACGTCGACAGGGCCCCGACCGACGCCATCAGCATCCCCATCGGGTGCGCGTCGTAGCGGAAGCCCTGCATGAACTCCTTGACGTTCTCGTGCACGAACGTGTGGTAGGTGATCTCGTGCACCCACGCGTCGTACTCCGCCTTGGACGGCAGTGAGCCGTGCACCAGCAGGTAGGCCACCTCGAGGAAGTTCGACTTCTCGGCCAGCTGCTCGATCGGGTAGCCGCGGTACTCGAGGATCCCCTTGTCACCGTCGATGTAGGTGACCGAGCTCCGGCAGGACGCGGTGTTCACGAAGCCGGGGTCGTAGACCGCCAGCCCGGGGGAGTCCTCCTCGGCCTTGATCTGCCCGATGTCCGCGGCCTTGATGGTGCCGTCGGTGATCGGTACGTCGTACTCCTTGCCGGTCCGGTTGTCCCGGACGGTCAGGGTCTCTGCTGCCTCCTGGGTCACGCAGCCAACTTAGTCGGCCCTCGGTGACCTCCGACAACGCGGTGTCCACCGTG
This genomic window from Nocardioides anomalus contains:
- a CDS encoding putative Ig domain-containing protein — translated: MIDVRSARALGALIAAVLGVCTLGLLAPSAPAAAAAPTPSDLVIAAVWGANSDTGQWTNDWVELYNPTDHDIVLGTNDGGTVTSNYYQCYRANAAATQKCSTTVGLYGTVKAHHYFLVWYPSKNTAGVTYTYPPGLTPDVDFAKKTAANGQQVGTDMGGCNTGGQLLLLNSATAGAATFKGDLSSPAARAAGVVDGLGWTANGSTQPDAAETNGNATITGVQSGTTNGCVLARTLVDGTPLDTDVNRTDIAPVAPASFTVHSQISDHVAVAPVADTTVSRGETMPPLQVQGSKGTGALTYDATGLPDGLALDHASGVISGTPAAGVALQGYPVTVTVTDSSPTGAETATTTFTLTVSSTLRVDPLADTSVRKGEALAPIQVGAHGGVPGYHYAATDLPTGVGIDADSGRISGTPTGPAGRYRAHVTVTDSGAGQAAQSVTVDLTLVVKPPTAPPAGGDPLAGLRINEVHATGTPAQDWVELVNTGAAVAGASVRLADRGGDTATVTVGDVPAGGFAVVEGSVLHAAGVDLAADDTLDLTETDDTVLDETAWSAHPTTSWARYPDGTGDFTTSKEPTKGAANAVPATYATDHLVVAAVFGANSDTARWTNDWVELYNPTDAPIVLGTVDTSTTPSTVTSNYALCYRSYSVTGACNLVQLSGTVQPHHHFFVWYGNAHTPADHGTFPAGFTPDLDASVKTPGNGNQAGSNMGGCNTGGQLQLLDATRTTTAFNGDLASPAARAAGVVDGVGWMNASTNQPVSAESAGSPRVSGVDSGTNNTCVVARRSAHGFLVDSDANRTDFAPVADLDSFPARSQHDERVSVSPVADAELSIGEAMDPIRVEAQAVFGDLVFSAEGLPGGLTVDPHTGVVSGTPDAADEARAYPVTVTVSDAVPSDTATVTFTLTLGTQLRLEPVADRSVQRGTPLTVALRAHGGSAPYTFAATGLPAGVTLDPATGALSGTPTGALGRYAVHVTVTDSATTPATVARDLALVVLPPAGGPAAGDPLAGLRLNEVVATGDPARDWVELVNTGAAVTGASLALEDSAGETYALPAQAIAGGGFVVVDSAALVAAGLHLAADDTLYLTEADGTLLDQTTYASYPPTSWARTTDGTGAFGVSAYPTKGQPNAGAPVIAPNDLLVTEVNYDNNSTDYYEYSEVTNTTDHPIDFAAYGLSLRKSGAIMTLHDPADTSQASPVVDPVIPAHGTRLFWWVENQYFGVKTTAQFRANYGLAASTPVVLVYGFSSMANSGGDHSFDVSVNQGGTLISRASVDTPCAAGTFNGASVCPATNNNYAEHYRVPADRTVADATVWYNSLAAGGDDVNHPLGTRLSTPTTVDLEQLGATRAVRIASVSGDITLHNTGTAPVDLTGYVLQKNAAGATYPLPAGTTVAGGADLVVTAADSGLSLADRDYLTLLAPRGYAYSDGVGIADTTGPLLRALPYDASSGQDPVIDPTTGLPLPPAGGLYRPAGISARNGTVYVSNTGDNVLATMADGSNTVIAGSLEGHGDVGDEGPAVDAFLYQPGGLAEDAQGNVYVADSGDNVVRKITADGVIHRFAGTGVAGGPGAAVTPTSTPLTVNLWHPNDVAVDAAGNVFIADTSDNRVLEVTVAGAVEVLAGTGRGGYAGDGAAATSARLAQPAGVAVDAHDNVYVADSSNNVIRRVDATSGVITTVAGDYAAGLAQGTCLGGYGGDGGPATSARLNDPQGVALDGAGDLFIADTLNHAIRQVDPDGTITTLVNDGAVPGAGNTSPVGGGSIPSRTRLNTPYAVAVDPVTDVLYIADTKNNVVEEVLHAARAGGAAGPLEPVDQIPVTGSGSAGTACAVLANGPVASAAAPSVTGTRVVGSTLTADPGQWTPTPDSFTYQWLRDGVAIPGAEQASYTTTAADGGHVVSVAVTAVKAEFAPASATSAAVPIAPATAPTLTTGTPTLSAPVRVGVEVTASPGSWRAGSAGVTSFAFQWLRDGVAIPGATGPSYTPTAADRPGALSVTVTGTYAGYQTATAGSAAVPVRAGRLEARRPQVRGRAAVGHRLHARAGRWKAGPSALADRHLHYQWFADGERIAGATGARYLVRPQDRGARLSVEVTGSAPGYATTTRSSRPTRAVTAR